A genomic stretch from Pempheris klunzingeri isolate RE-2024b chromosome 23, fPemKlu1.hap1, whole genome shotgun sequence includes:
- the LOC139223156 gene encoding uncharacterized protein: MELIFLLLVFSSVSAQSSTAELKLICSRQPIVAQIGDDVILPCHLEPPVNADSWTVLWTKPGLDPKYVHVHQDGRLMFEHQNPSYYSRTRLFMDELMTGNVSMKIFGVKVSDAGEYQCVLPSVQKEASIQLVVGESVVIGSSETITVSVGDDAILPCHLEPPYDVTTQTVEWKRGTKHVHTYRSREDHLEDQDQNFKHRTSLFHHEMEKGNISLKLTNVTEEDAGKYTCFVPKLQSQVKQDYVTLNVTVDRHSKGDQTDDSEPKDDGHQGNSVARAVISAVISGVIGGVIVIGDLLWKKYGQTRHQGNSDSGAVISAVIGAVICGVSGALIFTVIVIGGVIGAVIGAVIVICAAGLIVLLWKKYGQTRHQGNSVTGAVIIGVISGVISGVIDGVISAVIGAVISAVISAAIGGVIVIVIIIGVLLWKKYRQTSLCAGQGERSARGNQGTNQGTDQGTDQESDQETNQGTNQGTNQGTDQESDQETNQGTDQGTDQESDQETNQETDQGTAQESDQETDQGTDQESDQETNQGTDQGTDQETNQGTDQGTDQESDQETNQGTNQGTDQESDQETNQGTNQGTNQESDQEEIPLNTMGKNDATT, encoded by the exons CGGAGTTAAAGCTGATTTGTTCACGTCAACCAATCGTAGCCCAGATTGGTGATGATGTCATTCTACCATGTCACCTTGAACCTCCCGTCAATGCTGATTCCTGGACAGTGTTGTGGACCAAACCTGGTTTGGACCCAAAGTACGTCCACGTCCACCAAGATGGACGACTGATGTTTGAGCATCAGAATCCGTCTTATTATTCACGAACGAGACTGTTTATGGATGAACTGATGACAGGAAACGTCTCCATGAAAATCTTTGGTGTGAAAGTCTCTGATGCAGGAGAGTACCAGTGTGTCCTTCCCTCAGTCCAGAAGGAAGCTTCCATCCAACTAGTTGTTG GGGAGTCTGTGGTGATCGGCTCTAGTGAGACGATCACAGTATCCGTGGGTGATGACGCCATTCTGCCGTGTCACCTGGAGCCCCCATATGATGTGACGACTCAAACGGTGGAGTGGAAACGAGGTACCAAACATGTGCACACCTATCGAAGCAGGGAGGACCATCTAGAGGATCAGGACCAGAACTTCAAACACAGAACATCTCTGTTCCATCATGAAATGGAGAAAGGGAACATTTCTCTCAAACTGACCAATGTAACTGAAGAGGATGCTGGAAAGTACACCTGCTTTGTTCCCAAACTGCAAAGTCAAGTCAAGCAAGACTACGTTACCCTCAATG TAACAGTGGACAGACACAGCAAAGGAGATCAGACTGATG ACTCAGAACCAAAGGATGACG GACACCAGGGGAACTCTGTCGCTCGTGCTGTCATCAGTGCTGTCATCAGTGGTGTCATCGGTGGTGTCATTGTCATTGGTGATCTTTTATGGAAGAAATATGGACAAACGA GACACCAGGGGAACTCTGACTCTGGTGCTGTCATCAGTGCTGTCATCGGTGCTGTCATCTGTGGTGTCAGCGGTGCTCTCATATTCACTGTCATTGTCATTGGTGGTGTCATTGGTGCTGTCATCGGTGCTGTCATTGTCATCTGTGCTGCAGGCCTAATTGTCCTTTTATGGAAGAAATATGGACAAACGA GACACCAGGGGAACTCTGTCACTGGTGCTGTCATCATTGGTGTCATCAGTGGTGTCATCAGTGGTGTCATCGATGGTGTCATCAGTGCTGTCATCGGTGCTGTCATCAGTGCTGTCATCAGTGCTGCCATCGGTggtgtcattgtcattgtcattatcATCGGTGTCCTTTTATGGAAGAAATATAGACAGACGA gTTTGTGTGCAGgacaaggagagaggagtgCAAGAGGCAATCAGGGGACCAATCAGGGGACCGATCAGGGGACTGATCAGGAGAGCGATCAGGAGACCAATCAGGGGACCAATCAGGGGACCAATCAGGGGACTGATCAGGAGAGCGATCAGGAGACCAATCAGGGGACCGATCAGGGGACCGATCAGGAGAGCGATCAGGAGACCAATCAGGAGACCGATCAGGGGACTGCTCAGGAGAGCGATCAGGAGACCGATCAGGGGACTGATCAGGAGAGCGATCAGGAGACCAATCAGGGGACCGATCAGGGGACCGATCAGGAGACCAATCAGGGGACCGATCAGGGGACCGATCAGGAGAGCGATCAGGAGACCAATCAGGGGACCAATCAGGGGACTGATCAGGAGAGCGATCAGGAGACCAATCAGGGGACCAATCAGGGGACCAATCAGGAGAGCGATCAGGAGGAAATACCTCTGAACACCATGGGAAAAAACGACGCCACTACCTGA